TGGACTTGCAGATTTTTATCATGACCGCAGTCTTTCCAACCAGTTTGAAATGATTTCTTCTGCTGAGCCGGAACCGGAAGCTATTGTAATTAATCTGTTCCATGAAAGCAGTCCACTTTTTATTAATAGGACCCAGAAATATATATTCTTTATTGATCCTAAGGCATGGACATATCATCCAGATCTTGAGGAGTGGATGAAAGCTGGATTCGGTATGATTCAGGTAAATCCGTCTACCTATATGAAGCGATACGAGGAAATGCTCAAGAATATTCGCGAAAAATTTCCTTTGGTGCCTATTCTGGTTGTTTCAAGACTTTCCCATTTCCCGGCGTTCGGTCCCGAACCTTATTCGTATCTTGAGGGATGGAACGATCTGTGGAAGTACAGCGGTGCAATATTTAATCGCTGGGAAAATAATATTTCTGATTTAAATGTCGTTGATATGGACAGAGTTTTTTCCGGAATATGGGCTTCGTCCGAGAAGAAAATTGAAGCTCACTGTCCCTTTTTGAAGTTTAAGTTAGCGGAAGAAAATAATGTGGTAACAGGTATTCATGCCAGCCGTGACATTGAACATGTAGGTTCAATGTGGCCTGTTTTAGCAGCTAAGATAACAGATTTTATCGAGAATGGTAAAATCTGTTATTCCGCAAACGAAGTGAAACCGGATGAGTGGAATCATCCGTGGCAGCCTGAAAAATATTCTGAGGAAGAGCTGCTCAAAATGCTCGCATCAGGAGCAAATTATCTATGCGCTAGCGCAATAGGTAAATTTTTTGTTAATCTTGAGAAGGATTATACTACGTTGTTAGTCAGGACGGCTGAATACACACCAGTATGCCACAACACATTGCATATGATTAAAACATATGGCCGAATCTGGAGAAATCCTGATCTTTCGCAGTGGTGTCAGGCACATCGAAAAAATGTGATTGCGTTTACCGCAAACGGGCCGCTTTATACAGAGGACTACTTGCAACGGTTGGACGAAGTAGAAAAATACGCCTTGGGAGAGATTTAAACGGTTAGGGCTGCTTGAAGGTTACTGCGCTTCGTGCGCAGCCTGCATCCCGAATTTATTTAATATCAGTTGAAGTTCTCCTGTCTTTTTCATATTTTCCAGTTCCTTGTTGAATTTTTTTACAAATTCAGGAGGAGCGAATTCTTTGGAAAAACCAATGTAGTAATTTATATCTTTATTAGCTCCTGCGAACTGGATGTTATCAAGATTTAGTTTTTCGATCATTGCA
Above is a window of Maridesulfovibrio ferrireducens DNA encoding:
- a CDS encoding SGNH/GDSL hydrolase family protein; translation: MDFLSRAVSKLGYDCVYKVLASPFTYNSSPGIIPQELLDKDVNLGLADFYHDRSLSNQFEMISSAEPEPEAIVINLFHESSPLFINRTQKYIFFIDPKAWTYHPDLEEWMKAGFGMIQVNPSTYMKRYEEMLKNIREKFPLVPILVVSRLSHFPAFGPEPYSYLEGWNDLWKYSGAIFNRWENNISDLNVVDMDRVFSGIWASSEKKIEAHCPFLKFKLAEENNVVTGIHASRDIEHVGSMWPVLAAKITDFIENGKICYSANEVKPDEWNHPWQPEKYSEEELLKMLASGANYLCASAIGKFFVNLEKDYTTLLVRTAEYTPVCHNTLHMIKTYGRIWRNPDLSQWCQAHRKNVIAFTANGPLYTEDYLQRLDEVEKYALGEI